In a single window of the Candoia aspera isolate rCanAsp1 chromosome 14, rCanAsp1.hap2, whole genome shotgun sequence genome:
- the LOC134505217 gene encoding uncharacterized protein LOC134505217 isoform X1 translates to MAAGLLGGLGSERRLARSVAHRLKYYIEVQRRENSFQSSGSPWDGAENLYLYPAYLMEHRKKEHNFAKIKLEAFLRAYIGNAEECNRKVQGNLAKQKDVEKLIKKMAQDYVPDRMNEVKMKNLTRQNKLPCSLSKLYLNAVPRMAPEEVKRLVSSASKLIVAATSEISPEEPETAQELKRRETKSIKSFNSGHKEVFASTLSHESEGRRGKQNQTRQSEKDTKRKNKASNASSTSPAKSKRIFPTAAWNAQQKNVAPSLQSAEDVGARSYMPLKIRRQESSSKAGENVSSKNCPSRNALAARSSQTLRSKAYAGGFRCSVVLKTKEQQALKGNSAHPSAESTVEIYSNQHSKARKKIKQQSSSEMISRPSILKRASGPRHNQNDVREKLVKCTQSNGSPKGEQEGCDSLCRTTSKCHQVNFSDGESLGWERGNVGGYDDDDDDAIAPYPEKSSGLDSDCMSTVQQGPSFLHELCQEMTQDIPADRTRNESMVVDGNAENPRACNLLNQPFSLSEPRDPSAEDHTNSLRRQEGTLEESCKQEVICIPPMAPELPTYCVCEIKEEQGVGFPGETTAFSKSSDSEQSEEEFSLSSLSSSARSFSSLCEQMGENVTQEKGFNSRMETFLQKLLKAPEIGTTQQELSHQHEKQKAPDEKANTDHGNEDIFSRQVAYFSVSPNLFSSDPQSENRF, encoded by the exons ATGGCGGCGGGGCTGCTGGGCGGCTTGGGGTCGGAGCGAAGACTTGCCCGCTCGGTGGCTCATCGGCT AAAGTATTACATTGAGGTGCAGAGAAGGGAAAACTCCTTCCAGTCATCTGGCAGCCCCTGGGATGGGGCTGAAAACTTATATTTG TACCCTGCTTATCTGATGGAGCACAGGAAAAAGGAGCATAATTTTGCCAAGATTAAGCTGGAAGCATTCCTCCGTGCCTATATTGGCAATGCTGAAGAATGTAATAGGAAAGTCCAGGGAAACCTGGCCAAGCAAAAGGATGTGGAAAAGCTTATTAAAAAGATGGCCCAA GATTACGTACCTGACAGAATGAATGAGGTAAAAATGAAGAACTTGACAAG GCAAAACAAGCTGCCATGCAGCCTCTCCAAATTATATTTGAATGCTGTCCCACGCATGGCGCCAGAAGAAGTCAAAAGGCTGGTTTCATCCGCATCCAAGCTAATCGTTGCTGCG ACTTCTGAAATCTCTCCAGAAGAACCAGAAACAGCTCAAGAACTTAAGAGAAGAGAGACAAAAAGCATTAAGAGTTTCAACAGTGGCCACAAGGAGGTTTTTGCCTCCACCCTTTCTCATGAGAGTGAAGGAAGAAG AGGCAAACAGAATCAAACAAGACAAAGTGAAAAAGACacaaagaggaaaaacaaagctTCAAATGCTTCCAGCACCTCTCCTGCTAAATCTAAGAGAATTTTTCCCACGGCTGCTTGGAATGCTCAGCAGAAGAATGTTGCACCCTCTTTGCAAAGTGCAGAGGATGTTGGTGCACGTTCTTATATGCCGCTTAAAATCAGAAGGCAGGAGTCCTCTTCCAAAGCTGGTGAAAATGTTTCAAGCAAGAACTGTCCATCTAGAAATGCTCTGGCTGCAAGGTCAAGCCAAACACTTAGATCCAAAGCCTATGCAGGTGGGTTTCGATGCTCAGTTGTCTTGAAGACCAAAGAACAGCAAGCGCTGAAAGGAAACTCTGCTCACCCCTCTGCCGAATCGACTGTGGAGATTTACAGCAACCAGCATTCAAAGGCCagaaaaaagatcaaacagcagTCCAGTTCTGAAATGATTTCCAGGCCCTCTATACTGAAAAGGGCCAGCGGTCCAAGGCACAACCAAAATGATGTCAGAGAAAAGCTTGTGAAATGCACTCAAAGTAACGGGTCTCCAAAAGGCGAACAGGAAGGGTGTGATTCACTATGCCGAACCACCTCCAAATGCCATCAGGTCAACTTTTCCGATGGGGAATCTCTTGGCTGGGAGAGGGGTAATGTAGGAggctatgatgatgatgatgatgatgcaattgCACCTTACCCAGAGAAATCCAGTGGGCTTGACAGTGATTGTATGTCTACTGTCCAGCAAGGACCATCTTTTCTTCACGAGCTTTGCCAGGAAATGACTCAAGACATACCTGCTGATCGGACCAGGAACGAATCGATGGTTGTAGATGGAAATGCAGAAAATCCAAGGGCGTGTAATCTTTTAAACCAGCCATTCTCCCTGAGCGAGCCAAGAGACCCCAGTGCAGAGGACCACACCAATAGTCTGCGAAGACAAGAGGGCACGCTCGAAGAGTCCTGTAAACAAGAGGTGATCTGTATCCCACCGATGGCTCCAGAACTACCAACTTACTGCGTGTGTGAGATCAAGGAAGAGCAAGGGGTTGGATTTCCTGGGGAAACTACAGCTTTTTCAAAAAGCTCGGACAGTGAACAATCCGAAGAGGAGTTCAGCCTCTCGTCTCTCTCGAGCAGTGCCAGATCCTTCAGCAGTTTATGCGAGCAGATG GGTGAAAATGTGACACAGGAGAAGGGTTTTAACTCCAGGATGGAAACATTTCTTCAGAAACTTCTGAAGGCTCCAGAAATTGGCACCACCCAGCAGGAACTGTCCCATCAACAtgaaaaacagaa
- the LOC134505217 gene encoding uncharacterized protein LOC134505217 isoform X2, giving the protein MNEVKMKNLTRQNKLPCSLSKLYLNAVPRMAPEEVKRLVSSASKLIVAATSEISPEEPETAQELKRRETKSIKSFNSGHKEVFASTLSHESEGRRGKQNQTRQSEKDTKRKNKASNASSTSPAKSKRIFPTAAWNAQQKNVAPSLQSAEDVGARSYMPLKIRRQESSSKAGENVSSKNCPSRNALAARSSQTLRSKAYAGGFRCSVVLKTKEQQALKGNSAHPSAESTVEIYSNQHSKARKKIKQQSSSEMISRPSILKRASGPRHNQNDVREKLVKCTQSNGSPKGEQEGCDSLCRTTSKCHQVNFSDGESLGWERGNVGGYDDDDDDAIAPYPEKSSGLDSDCMSTVQQGPSFLHELCQEMTQDIPADRTRNESMVVDGNAENPRACNLLNQPFSLSEPRDPSAEDHTNSLRRQEGTLEESCKQEVICIPPMAPELPTYCVCEIKEEQGVGFPGETTAFSKSSDSEQSEEEFSLSSLSSSARSFSSLCEQMGENVTQEKGFNSRMETFLQKLLKAPEIGTTQQELSHQHEKQKAPDEKANTDHGNEDIFSRQVAYFSVSPNLFSSDPQSENRF; this is encoded by the exons ATGAATGAGGTAAAAATGAAGAACTTGACAAG GCAAAACAAGCTGCCATGCAGCCTCTCCAAATTATATTTGAATGCTGTCCCACGCATGGCGCCAGAAGAAGTCAAAAGGCTGGTTTCATCCGCATCCAAGCTAATCGTTGCTGCG ACTTCTGAAATCTCTCCAGAAGAACCAGAAACAGCTCAAGAACTTAAGAGAAGAGAGACAAAAAGCATTAAGAGTTTCAACAGTGGCCACAAGGAGGTTTTTGCCTCCACCCTTTCTCATGAGAGTGAAGGAAGAAG AGGCAAACAGAATCAAACAAGACAAAGTGAAAAAGACacaaagaggaaaaacaaagctTCAAATGCTTCCAGCACCTCTCCTGCTAAATCTAAGAGAATTTTTCCCACGGCTGCTTGGAATGCTCAGCAGAAGAATGTTGCACCCTCTTTGCAAAGTGCAGAGGATGTTGGTGCACGTTCTTATATGCCGCTTAAAATCAGAAGGCAGGAGTCCTCTTCCAAAGCTGGTGAAAATGTTTCAAGCAAGAACTGTCCATCTAGAAATGCTCTGGCTGCAAGGTCAAGCCAAACACTTAGATCCAAAGCCTATGCAGGTGGGTTTCGATGCTCAGTTGTCTTGAAGACCAAAGAACAGCAAGCGCTGAAAGGAAACTCTGCTCACCCCTCTGCCGAATCGACTGTGGAGATTTACAGCAACCAGCATTCAAAGGCCagaaaaaagatcaaacagcagTCCAGTTCTGAAATGATTTCCAGGCCCTCTATACTGAAAAGGGCCAGCGGTCCAAGGCACAACCAAAATGATGTCAGAGAAAAGCTTGTGAAATGCACTCAAAGTAACGGGTCTCCAAAAGGCGAACAGGAAGGGTGTGATTCACTATGCCGAACCACCTCCAAATGCCATCAGGTCAACTTTTCCGATGGGGAATCTCTTGGCTGGGAGAGGGGTAATGTAGGAggctatgatgatgatgatgatgatgcaattgCACCTTACCCAGAGAAATCCAGTGGGCTTGACAGTGATTGTATGTCTACTGTCCAGCAAGGACCATCTTTTCTTCACGAGCTTTGCCAGGAAATGACTCAAGACATACCTGCTGATCGGACCAGGAACGAATCGATGGTTGTAGATGGAAATGCAGAAAATCCAAGGGCGTGTAATCTTTTAAACCAGCCATTCTCCCTGAGCGAGCCAAGAGACCCCAGTGCAGAGGACCACACCAATAGTCTGCGAAGACAAGAGGGCACGCTCGAAGAGTCCTGTAAACAAGAGGTGATCTGTATCCCACCGATGGCTCCAGAACTACCAACTTACTGCGTGTGTGAGATCAAGGAAGAGCAAGGGGTTGGATTTCCTGGGGAAACTACAGCTTTTTCAAAAAGCTCGGACAGTGAACAATCCGAAGAGGAGTTCAGCCTCTCGTCTCTCTCGAGCAGTGCCAGATCCTTCAGCAGTTTATGCGAGCAGATG GGTGAAAATGTGACACAGGAGAAGGGTTTTAACTCCAGGATGGAAACATTTCTTCAGAAACTTCTGAAGGCTCCAGAAATTGGCACCACCCAGCAGGAACTGTCCCATCAACAtgaaaaacagaa
- the COQ7 gene encoding 5-demethoxyubiquinone hydroxylase, mitochondrial isoform X1 gives MAKAAAGSGLLLLREQCRRCARREGAKGRWDLQSIYSPYRFCSTRITLDDINKPVIDRIIRVDHAGEYGANRIYAGQMAVLSRTSVGPVIRQMWDQEKDHLKKMKELVVLYRVRPTILLPLWNIAGFMLGAGTALLGKQAAMACTVAVEESISDHYNNQIRTLLEEDPEKYKELLEIIKKFRDEEMQHHDTGLDYGAELTPGYLVLKNAIQIGCKAAIFLSERI, from the exons ATGGCGAAGGCCGCGGCGGGCAGCGGCCTTCTGCTGCTCCGCGAGCAATGCCGGCGCTGCGCCCGCAGGGAAG GTGCAAAAGGAAGATGGGACTTGCAATCCATATACTCCCCTTACAGATTTTGTAGTACCAGAATAACGTTGGATGATATCAACAAGCCAGTTATTGACCGAATAATCAGAGTGGATCATGCAGGTGAATATGGGGCAAATCGCATTTATGCAGGTCAAATGGCTGTATTAAGCAGAACTTCAGTAGGACCAGTTATTCGT cAAATGTGGGATCAGGAAAAGGaccatttgaaaaaaatgaaggagtTGGTGGTTTTGTACAGAGTCCGCCCAACCATTTTGTTGCCTCTGTGGAACATTGCGGGGTTTATGTTAG GGGCTGGCACAGCTTTACTTGGGAAGCAAGCTGCCATGGCCTGCACAGTAGCTGTAGAAGAAAGCATCTCCGACCATTATAACAACCAGATCAGGACCCTCCTAGAAGAAGACCCAGAGAAGTACAAGGAGTTATTAGAG ATCATAAAGAAATTTCGGGATGAAGAGATGCAGCATCATGACACTGGGCTTGACTATGGTGCTGAACTG aCTCCTGGGTATTTGGTTTTGAAGAACGCTATACAGATTGGATGTAAAGCAGCAATATTTTTATCGGAGAGAATATAA
- the COQ7 gene encoding 5-demethoxyubiquinone hydroxylase, mitochondrial isoform X2, with product MPALRPQGRFCSTRITLDDINKPVIDRIIRVDHAGEYGANRIYAGQMAVLSRTSVGPVIRQMWDQEKDHLKKMKELVVLYRVRPTILLPLWNIAGFMLGAGTALLGKQAAMACTVAVEESISDHYNNQIRTLLEEDPEKYKELLEIIKKFRDEEMQHHDTGLDYGAELTPGYLVLKNAIQIGCKAAIFLSERI from the exons ATGCCGGCGCTGCGCCCGCAGGGAAG ATTTTGTAGTACCAGAATAACGTTGGATGATATCAACAAGCCAGTTATTGACCGAATAATCAGAGTGGATCATGCAGGTGAATATGGGGCAAATCGCATTTATGCAGGTCAAATGGCTGTATTAAGCAGAACTTCAGTAGGACCAGTTATTCGT cAAATGTGGGATCAGGAAAAGGaccatttgaaaaaaatgaaggagtTGGTGGTTTTGTACAGAGTCCGCCCAACCATTTTGTTGCCTCTGTGGAACATTGCGGGGTTTATGTTAG GGGCTGGCACAGCTTTACTTGGGAAGCAAGCTGCCATGGCCTGCACAGTAGCTGTAGAAGAAAGCATCTCCGACCATTATAACAACCAGATCAGGACCCTCCTAGAAGAAGACCCAGAGAAGTACAAGGAGTTATTAGAG ATCATAAAGAAATTTCGGGATGAAGAGATGCAGCATCATGACACTGGGCTTGACTATGGTGCTGAACTG aCTCCTGGGTATTTGGTTTTGAAGAACGCTATACAGATTGGATGTAAAGCAGCAATATTTTTATCGGAGAGAATATAA
- the ITPRIPL2 gene encoding inositol 1,4,5-trisphosphate receptor-interacting protein-like 2, translated as MTAYSLNARVFWPLATCGCTALVCLLQALRGRAGPAGGREWGWPVPSPLPLLVLVLLLAGLGLGSRARWTGRRERRAKRGAARSPGGGGGAREPLRRALLEGFYEAQLRLSPHVLGHSRAHVSLVVGELVRAGKAPGRLALRGDFVQVGSAYEQHKVGSPDAFDVLVPLRLPPRLELRALPCSAGQPPGLRGAFLCALRVAAGAQGPPSLALCLAAGGEGGAPLLSAALVARWFQAQVQRCLAAVRARLQERCRVQLATNAAAGAPCPLALRIAPRSDYVCCHLSLAVHLTPAIPLGEGLYLTPWARGQPPGSPGTFWTLNVSKTEQRLLAWLRDQLPEDSCHLKCLQILKGLRELGGRALEPPWAAQWDRVLSSYVLKTALFWTLLRGPWQAWEDHFLVARLEDVVLCLVQGLQRGRLTHLFLGNPRLPETLSLPKFLKEASPVNLLADFDQPTLDRVASQLLSVWKQAPRIIRMHSGLGYRRQHPI; from the coding sequence ATGACCGCCTACAGCCTCAACGCGCGCGTCTTCTGGCCGCTGGCGACCTGCGGCTGCACCGCGCTGGTCTGCCTGCTGCAAGCGCTGCGCGGCAGGGCCGGCCCGGCGGGCGGCAGGGAGTGGGGCTGGCCGGTCCCGTCGCCGCTGCcgctgctggtgctggtgctgctgctggcCGGGCTGGGCTTGGGCTCGCGCGCCCGGTGGACGGGGCGGCGGGAGCGCCGGGCCAAGCGCGGGGCCGCCCGCagccccggcggcggcggcggcgcacgGGAGCCCCTGCGCCGCGCCCTGCTGGAGGGCTTCTACGAGGCGCAGCTGCGGCTCTCGCCCCACGTGCTGGGCCACAGCAGGGCCCACGTCAGCCTGGTGGTGGGCGAGCTCGTGCGCGCCGGGAAGGCGCCCGGCCGGCTGGCCCTGCGCGGGGACTTCGTGCAGGTGGGCAGCGCCTACGAGCAGCACAAGGTGGGCAGCCCCGACGCCTTCGACGTGCTGGTGCCGCTGCGCCTGCCGCCGCGCCTGGAGCTGCGCGCCCTGCCCTGCTCCGCGGGCCAGCCGCCGGGCCTGCGCGGCGCCTTCCTTTGCGCTTTGCGCGTGGCCGCGGGCGCGCAGGGGCCCCCGAGCCTGGCGCTGTGCCTGGCGGCGGGCGGCGAGGGCGGCGCGCCCCTGCTGTCGGCCGCGCTGGTGGCGCGCTGGTTCCAGGCCCAGGTGCAGCGCTGCCTGGCCGCCGTGCGCGCCCGCCTGCAGGAGCGCTGCCGGGTGCAGCTGGCCACCAACGCCGCCGCCGGCGCCCCCTGCCCGCTGGCGCTGCGGATCGCGCCCCGCTCGGACTACGTCTGCTGCCACCTCTCCCTGGCCGTCCACCTCACCCCGGCCATCCCGCTGGGCGAGGGGCTCTATCTCACCCCCTGGGCCCGCGGCCAGCCTCCCGGCTCCCCGGGCACCTTCTGGACCCTCAATGTCTCCAAAACGGAGCAGCGCTTGCTGGCCTGGCTGCGGGATCAGCTCCCCGAGGACTCCTGCCACCTCAAGTGCCTGCAGATCCTCAAAGGgctgagggagctgggggggcGTGCCCTGGAGCCCCCTTGGGCTGCCCAGTGGGACCGGGTCCTCTCCTCCTACGTCCTCAAGACAGCGCTCTTCTGGACGCTGCTGCGTGGCCCGTGGCAGGCTTGGGAGGACCACTTCCTGGTGGCCCGGCTGGAGGACGTGGTCCTGTGCCTGGTGCAGGGCCTGCAGCGAGGGAGGCTGACCCACCTGTTCCTTGGGAACCCCCGCCTGCCAGAAACACTAAGCCTCCCCAAATTCCTCAAGGAAGCCTCCCCAGTGAACCTGCTGGCTGACTTTGACCAGCCCACCTTGGACAGGGTGGCCTCCCAGCTGCTGAGTGTCTGGAAGCAGGCTCCCAGGATCATTCGGATGCACAGTGGCCTCGGGTACCGCAGGCAGCATCCCATCTGA